A part of Tachysurus vachellii isolate PV-2020 chromosome 4, HZAU_Pvac_v1, whole genome shotgun sequence genomic DNA contains:
- the tbc1d23 gene encoding TBC1 domain family member 23 isoform X1 has translation MADAVEEVLQSSWDEDLAEARDSVGGDLDAEKDGVIQVQNLPPAQRAKLWMIALNVAGKGDSLSSWDGALDLPEQTLIHNRSQRLIDQLGLPAEDGRDLVGDVEAVITFYCKSRNVTFTADLCWPNLLKPLLGLQLARSDLYNCFYAIMNKYIPRECVPKGRPFHLYRLLLQYHEPELCSFLDTKKITPDSYAINWLGSLFSSHCSPEVTQALWHIYFQQADPFLVFFFMLVILVNAKDMIVSQEGDSKEELIKMLEQSPALLEAEDIEDLFSLAQYYQSKTPVSLRKENQNLFGSSLVALKEEDMDLSQALCLPVSVPEILQANQLQSEGVRFFVVDCRPAEQYNAGHLSTAFHLDSDLMLHNPSEFALSVKSLLETQKQSLETGSVASGEHLCFMGSGREEEDMYMNMVLAHFLQKNQEYVSIAKGGFMALQQHLADINVEGPDNVYVHWIVSTSGSHSSLSSADGELNSTGVKSLVNKMTFALKSKSVNVKEKVISFIENTSTPVDRLSFTLPWPEKGIPDRHVSSSDRVGKPYRGVKPVFSIGDEEEYDTDEIDSSSISDDDRKEIVNVQTWINKPDVKHHIPCNEVKETGHMFPSHLLITATHMYCLREIASRKGFAYIQSRQALSSVVKITSKKKHPELITFKFGNNNSAGVEIMAVERYLIPNAGDATKAIKQQIMKVLDALESS, from the exons GGATGAGGACCTAGCTGAGGCTCGTGACTCTGTAGGTGGAGATCTAGATGCTGAGAAGGATGGCGTCATTCAAGTCCAAAACCTGCCACCTGCTCAGAGAGCAAAGCTTTGGATG ATTGCTCTAAATGTGGCGGGTAAAGGAGACAGTTTGTCCTCATGGGACGGGGCTTTGGATTTACCAGAacagacactcatacacaacCGAAGCCAGCGGCTCATTG ATCAGCTGGGGCTTCCTGCAGAGGACGGCCGGGACCTGGTGGGGGATGTGGAGGCGGTGATCACTTTCTATTGTAAGTCACGAAATGTGACGTTCACAGCTGACCTCTGCTGGCCCAACCTGCTCAAACCCCTGCTGGGCCTCCAGTTAGCCCGCAGCGACCTGTACAACTGCTTCTACGCCATCATGAATAAGTACATTCCCAG GGAATGTGTGCCGAAGGGACGACCATTCCACCTGTACAGACTACTGCTGCAGTACCACGAGCCTGAACTCTGCTCATTCCTCGATACCAAAAAGATCACACCGGACTCGTACGCTATAAACTGG CTGGGCAGTCTGTTCTCTAGCCACTGTAGTCCTGAGGTCACTCAGGCCTTGTGGCACATCTACTTCCAGCAGGCTGACCCCTTCCTCGTCTTCTTTTTTATGCTTGTCATTCTTGTCAATGCCAA AGACATGATTGTTTCCCAAGAAGGAGACAGTAAAGAGGAGCTAATAA AAATGTTGGAACAGTCACCTGCCCTATTGGAGGCCGAGGACATCGAGGATTTGTTTTCACTGGCACAGTATTACCAAAGCAAGACACCCGTCTCTCTCCGAAAG gAGAACCAGAACCTGTTTGGGAGCAGTCTGGTGGCTCTGAAGGAGGAGGACATGGACCTCAGTCAGGCGCtatgtctccctgtctctgtacCTGAGATCCTACAGGCCAATCAGCTCCAGTCT GAGGGAGTGCGCTTTTTTGTAGTGGACTGTCGACCAGCAGAGCAGTACAACGCTGGACACTTGTCCACCGCCTTTCACTTGGATTCTGATCTG ATGTTGCACAATCCATCAGAATTCGCTCTGTCAGTGAAGTCTCTGCTGGAGACACAAAAGCAGTCTCTGGAGACGGGTTCAGTGGCCAGCGGTGAGCATCTGTGCTTTATGGGCAGCGGCCGAGAAGAAGAAGACATGTACATGAACATGGTGCTCGCTCACTTCCTGCAG AAAAACCAGGAGTATGTCAGCATCGCTAAAGGTGGATTCATGG CACTGCAGCAGCACCTGGCAGACATTAATGTGGAAGGGCCAGACAACGTGTATGTCCACTGGATAGTCAGCACTTCAGGATCCCACAGCAGCCTCAGCTCAGCAGAT GGGGAGCTGAACAGCACAGGCGTCAAATCTCTCGTCAACAAAATGACCTTTGCACTCAAATCTAAATCAGTTAATGTGAAAGAGAAGGTGATCAGCTTCATTGAAAACACCTCAACTCCAGTGGACAG ATTGTCTTTCACTCTGCCCTGGCCCGAGAAGGGGATACCCGATCG GCATGTGAGCAGTAGTGACAGAGTGGGTAAACCCTACAGGGGCGTGAAACCCGTCTTCAGCATCGGCGATGAGGAGGAATACGACACAG ATGAGATTGACAGCTCTTCAATATCGGATGATGACCGCAAAGAGATAGTGAACGTACAGACATGGATTAACAAGCCAGATGTGAAGCATCACATCCCATGTAATGAGGTGAAAGAGACTGGACACATGTTCCCCAG CCACCTGCTGATCACAGCGACACACATGTACTGCCTGAGGGAGATCGCCTCGCGGAAAGGATTCGCCTACATCCAGTCCAGACAGGCTTTAAGCTCTGTGGTGAAGATCACCTCGAAAAAGAAACATCCGGAGCTGATCACCTTCAAGTTTGGCAACAACAACTCTGCAGGAGTGGAAATTATGGCTGTTGAACG GTATTTGATCCCGAATGCTGGTGATGCCACTAAAGCCATCAAGCAGCAGATCATGAAGGTTCTGGATGCTTTGGAGAGCTCATAG
- the tbc1d23 gene encoding TBC1 domain family member 23 isoform X2 has product MADAVEEVLQSSWDEDLAEARDSVGGDLDAEKDGVIQVQNLPPAQRAKLWMIALNVAGKGDSLSSWDGALDLPEQTLIHNRSQRLIDQLGLPAEDGRDLVGDVEAVITFYCKSRNVTFTADLCWPNLLKPLLGLQLARSDLYNCFYAIMNKYIPRECVPKGRPFHLYRLLLQYHEPELCSFLDTKKITPDSYAINWLGSLFSSHCSPEVTQALWHIYFQQADPFLVFFFMLVILVNAKDMIVSQEGDSKEELIKMLEQSPALLEAEDIEDLFSLAQYYQSKTPVSLRKENQNLFGSSLVALKEEDMDLSQALCLPVSVPEILQANQLQSEGVRFFVVDCRPAEQYNAGHLSTAFHLDSDLMLHNPSEFALSVKSLLETQKQSLETGSVASGEHLCFMGSGREEEDMYMNMVLAHFLQKNQEYVSIAKGGFMALQQHLADINVEGPDNVYVHWIVSTSGSHSSLSSADGELNSTGVKSLVNKMTFALKSKSVNVKEKVISFIENTSTPVDRHVSSSDRVGKPYRGVKPVFSIGDEEEYDTDEIDSSSISDDDRKEIVNVQTWINKPDVKHHIPCNEVKETGHMFPSHLLITATHMYCLREIASRKGFAYIQSRQALSSVVKITSKKKHPELITFKFGNNNSAGVEIMAVERYLIPNAGDATKAIKQQIMKVLDALESS; this is encoded by the exons GGATGAGGACCTAGCTGAGGCTCGTGACTCTGTAGGTGGAGATCTAGATGCTGAGAAGGATGGCGTCATTCAAGTCCAAAACCTGCCACCTGCTCAGAGAGCAAAGCTTTGGATG ATTGCTCTAAATGTGGCGGGTAAAGGAGACAGTTTGTCCTCATGGGACGGGGCTTTGGATTTACCAGAacagacactcatacacaacCGAAGCCAGCGGCTCATTG ATCAGCTGGGGCTTCCTGCAGAGGACGGCCGGGACCTGGTGGGGGATGTGGAGGCGGTGATCACTTTCTATTGTAAGTCACGAAATGTGACGTTCACAGCTGACCTCTGCTGGCCCAACCTGCTCAAACCCCTGCTGGGCCTCCAGTTAGCCCGCAGCGACCTGTACAACTGCTTCTACGCCATCATGAATAAGTACATTCCCAG GGAATGTGTGCCGAAGGGACGACCATTCCACCTGTACAGACTACTGCTGCAGTACCACGAGCCTGAACTCTGCTCATTCCTCGATACCAAAAAGATCACACCGGACTCGTACGCTATAAACTGG CTGGGCAGTCTGTTCTCTAGCCACTGTAGTCCTGAGGTCACTCAGGCCTTGTGGCACATCTACTTCCAGCAGGCTGACCCCTTCCTCGTCTTCTTTTTTATGCTTGTCATTCTTGTCAATGCCAA AGACATGATTGTTTCCCAAGAAGGAGACAGTAAAGAGGAGCTAATAA AAATGTTGGAACAGTCACCTGCCCTATTGGAGGCCGAGGACATCGAGGATTTGTTTTCACTGGCACAGTATTACCAAAGCAAGACACCCGTCTCTCTCCGAAAG gAGAACCAGAACCTGTTTGGGAGCAGTCTGGTGGCTCTGAAGGAGGAGGACATGGACCTCAGTCAGGCGCtatgtctccctgtctctgtacCTGAGATCCTACAGGCCAATCAGCTCCAGTCT GAGGGAGTGCGCTTTTTTGTAGTGGACTGTCGACCAGCAGAGCAGTACAACGCTGGACACTTGTCCACCGCCTTTCACTTGGATTCTGATCTG ATGTTGCACAATCCATCAGAATTCGCTCTGTCAGTGAAGTCTCTGCTGGAGACACAAAAGCAGTCTCTGGAGACGGGTTCAGTGGCCAGCGGTGAGCATCTGTGCTTTATGGGCAGCGGCCGAGAAGAAGAAGACATGTACATGAACATGGTGCTCGCTCACTTCCTGCAG AAAAACCAGGAGTATGTCAGCATCGCTAAAGGTGGATTCATGG CACTGCAGCAGCACCTGGCAGACATTAATGTGGAAGGGCCAGACAACGTGTATGTCCACTGGATAGTCAGCACTTCAGGATCCCACAGCAGCCTCAGCTCAGCAGAT GGGGAGCTGAACAGCACAGGCGTCAAATCTCTCGTCAACAAAATGACCTTTGCACTCAAATCTAAATCAGTTAATGTGAAAGAGAAGGTGATCAGCTTCATTGAAAACACCTCAACTCCAGTGGACAG GCATGTGAGCAGTAGTGACAGAGTGGGTAAACCCTACAGGGGCGTGAAACCCGTCTTCAGCATCGGCGATGAGGAGGAATACGACACAG ATGAGATTGACAGCTCTTCAATATCGGATGATGACCGCAAAGAGATAGTGAACGTACAGACATGGATTAACAAGCCAGATGTGAAGCATCACATCCCATGTAATGAGGTGAAAGAGACTGGACACATGTTCCCCAG CCACCTGCTGATCACAGCGACACACATGTACTGCCTGAGGGAGATCGCCTCGCGGAAAGGATTCGCCTACATCCAGTCCAGACAGGCTTTAAGCTCTGTGGTGAAGATCACCTCGAAAAAGAAACATCCGGAGCTGATCACCTTCAAGTTTGGCAACAACAACTCTGCAGGAGTGGAAATTATGGCTGTTGAACG GTATTTGATCCCGAATGCTGGTGATGCCACTAAAGCCATCAAGCAGCAGATCATGAAGGTTCTGGATGCTTTGGAGAGCTCATAG